In Cervus elaphus chromosome 24, mCerEla1.1, whole genome shotgun sequence, a single genomic region encodes these proteins:
- the IP6K1 gene encoding inositol hexakisphosphate kinase 1, producing the protein MCVCQTMEVGQYGKNAGRPGDRGVLLEPFIHQVGGHSSMMRYDDHTVCKPLISREQRFYESLPPEMKEFTPEYKGVVSVCFEGDSDGYINLVAYPYVESETVEPDDAPEREQPRRKHSRRSLHRSGSGSDHKEEKASLPLETSESPQEAKSPKVELHSHSDVPFQMLDGNSGLSSEKISHNPWSLRCHKQQLSRMRSESKDRKLYKFLLLENVVHHFKCPCVLDLKMGTRQHGDDASAEKAARQMRKCEQSTSATLGVRVCGMQVYQLDTGHYLCRNKYYGRGLSIEGFRNALYQYLHNGLDLRRDLFEPILSKLRGLKAVLERQASYRFYSSSLLVIYDGKECRSESYLDRRSEMRLKLPDTSLPEAAPPCGPSTSLSSSSPEAGPFSPPKVDVRMIDFAHSTFKGFRDDPTVHDGPDRGYVFGLENLISIMEQMRDENQ; encoded by the exons ATGTGTGTTTGTCAAACCATGGAGGTGGGGCAGTACGGCAAGAATGCGGGGCGGCCCGGAGACCGGGGAGTCCTCCTGGAGCCCTTCATCCACCAGGTGGGCGGCCACAGCAGCATGATGCGCTACGACGACCACACTGTGTGCAAGCCCCTCATCTCCCGGGAGCAGCGCTTCTACGAGTCCCTCCCGCCCGAGATGAAGGAGTTCACCCCTGAGTACAAAG GAGTGGTATCCGTCTGTTTCGAGGGGGACAGCGACGGTTACATCAACTTGGTGGCATACCCGTACGTGGAAAGTGAGACCGTGGAGCCGGATGACGCACCGGAGCGGGAGCAGCCTCGGCGCAAGCACTCGCGCCGGAGCCTGCACCGGTCGGGCAGTGGCAGTGACCACAAGGAGGAGAAAGCCAGCCTGCCCCTCGAAACCTCGGAGAG CCCCCAGGAGGCAAAGAGTCCGAAGGTGGAGCTACACAGCCACTCGGACGTCCCTTTCCAGATGCTAGATGGCAACAGCGGTCTGAGTTCTGAGAAGATCAGCCACAACCCTTGGAGCCTGCGCTGTCACAAGCAGCAGCTGAGTCGCATGCGCTCTGAGTCCAAGGACCGAAAGCTCTACA AGTTCCTCCTGCTTGAGAACGTGGTGCACCACTTCAAGTGCCCCTGTGTGCTGGACCTGAAGATGGGCACCCGCCAGCACGGCGACGACGCCTCCGCCGAGAAGGCCGCCCGGCAGATGCGGAAGTGCGAGCAGAGTACGTCGGCGACGCTGGGCGTCAGGGTCTGTGGCATGCAG GTGTACCAGCTGGACACGGGGCATTACCTCTGCAGGAACAAGTACTATGGCCGTGGGCTGTCCATCGAAGGCTTCCGCAACGCCCTCTATCAGTACCTGCACAACGGCCTGGACCTGCGGCGTGACCTTTTTGAGCCCATCCTGAGCAAACTGCGGGGCCTGAAGGCCGTGCTGGAGCGGCAGGCCTCCTACCGCTTCTACTCCAGCTCCCTGCTTGTCATCTACGACGGCAAGGAGTGCCGGTCTGAGTCCTACCTGGACCGCCGGTCCGAAATGCGTCTGAAGCTCCCGGACACCAGCCTCCCGGAGGCGGCCCCGCCCTGCGGCCCTAGCACcagcctcagcagcagcagcccggAGGCGGGCCCCTTCTCTCCGCCCAAGGTGGACGTCCGCATGATCGACTTTGCACACAGCACGTTCAAGGGCTTCCGAGATGACCCCACAGTGCATGATGGGCCCGACCGAGGCTATGTGTTCGGCCTGGAGAACCTCATCAGCATCATGGAACAGATGCGGGACGAGAACCAGTAG
- the AMIGO3 gene encoding amphoterin-induced protein 3: MARLVLQGTLLCLLRVGLGTQDSDSLLPHAPHNCPQKCVCAADLLDCAGLGLREVPGTLPAAAAHLDLSHNALQRLTPGWLAPLSRLRTLHLNHNELEALGRGVFTNASSLRLLDLSSNALRALGRHDLDGLGALETLRLFNNHLAHLDERAFHRLGTLSHLYLGCNELSFFSFNHLHGLGSAHLRVLDLSSNRIRRTPVPDLAALPAFLKNGLYLHNNPLPCDCRLYHLLRRWHQRGLSAVSDFAREYTCLAFKVPTSRVRFFAHSRVFENCSVALAQDLERPEEQLHVQVGRSLRLHCNTSAPALHVAWVSPQHELLVAPGSRNGSIAVLADGSLTIGSVQPWHEGVFVCLATGPRLHHNQTHEYNVSVSFPHPEPDAFNTGFTTLLGCAVGLMLVLLYLFAPPCPGCRRCYHRTCRCCRRCRRWPQTPSPLQELSAQSSVLSTTPPDAPSRKASVHKHVVFLEPGRRGLNGRVQLAVAEDFDLYNPSGLRLKAGSESTSSTASEGLVMT, encoded by the coding sequence ATGGCCCGGCTGGTGCTGCAGGGCACACTACTGTGCCTGCTGCGCGTCGGGTTAGGCACCCAGGACTCGGACAGCCTCCTGCCCCACGCGCCTCACAACTGCCCCCAGAAATGCGTCTGTGCTGCCGACCTGCTGGATTGCGCCGGCCTGGGGCTGCGGGAGGTGCCGGGCACGTTACCGGCCGCGGCTGCACACCTCGACCTGAGCCACAACGCGCTCCAGCGCCTGACCCCCGGCTGGCTGGCGCCCCTCTCCCGGCTCCGCACCCTGCATTTAAATCACAATGAGCTGGAGGCGCTGGGTCGGGGAGTTTTCACCAACGCCAGTAGCCTGCGGCTGCTCGATCTGTCATCTAACGCCCTGCGAGCACTTGGCCGCCACGACCTCGACGGGCTGGGAGCGCTAGAGACGCTGCGTCTGTTCAATAACCACCTGGCGCACTTGGACGAACGTGCCTTCCACCGCTTGGGCACACTCAGTCATCTCTACCTGGGCTGCAACGAActctcattcttctctttcaaccACCTGCACGGGTTGGGCTCAGCCCACCTGCGTGTTCTGGATCTCTCCTCAAACCGCATACGACGCACCCCTGTGCCTGACCTGGCAGCGCTGCCTGCCTTTCTCAAGAACGGCCTTTACCTGCACAACAACCCATTACCCTGTGACTGCCGTCTCTACCACCTGCTGCGACGCTGGCACCAGCGGGGGCTCAGTGCCGTGAGCGACTTTGCCCGCGAGTACACCTGCCTGGCCTTCAAGGTACCCACCTCCCGCGTGCGCTTCTTTGCGCACAGCCGTGTCTTCGAGAACTGCTCGGTGGCCCTGGCTCAGGACCTGGAACGGCCAGAAGAGCAGCTGCACGTGCAGGTGGGGCGGTCCCTGCGGCTACACTGCAACACCAGCGCCCCAGCCCTGCACGTGGCCTGGGTTTCCCCGCAGCATGAGCTGCTCGTGGCACCAGGATCTCGCAATGGCAGCATTGCAGTGCTGGCCGACGGCAGCCTGACCATCGGCAGCGTGCAGCCGTGGCACGAGGGTGTCTTTGTGTGCCTGGCCACCGGGCCCCGCCTGCATCACAACCAGACGCACGAGTACAATGTGAGCGTGTCCTTTCCCCACCCAGAGCCCGACGCTTTCAACACCGGCTTCACCACGCTGCTGGGCTGCGCCGTGGGCCTGATGCTCGTGCTCCTCTACCTGTTCGCGCCGCCCTGCCCCGGCTGCCGCCGCTGCTACCACCGCACCtgccgctgctgccgccgctgccgccgctggCCGCAAACACCCAGCCCGCTCCAGGAGCTGAGCGCGCAGTCCTCCGTGCTCAGCACCACACCACCTGACGCACCCAGCCGCAAAGCCAGCGTCCACAAGCACGTGGTCTTTCTGGAGCCTGGCAGGAGGGGCCTCAATGGTCGTGTGCAGCTAGCTGTAGCTGAGGACTTCGACCTCTACAATCCCTCGGGCCTGCGGCTCAAGGCTGGCTCCGAGTCCACTAGCTCCACAGCCTCTGAAGGTCTGGTGATGACCTAG
- the GMPPB gene encoding mannose-1-phosphate guanyltransferase beta isoform X2 — protein MKALILVGGYGTRLRPLTLSIPKPLVDFCNKPILLHQVEALAAAGVDHVILAVSYMSQVLEKEMKAQEQKLGIRISMSHEEEPLGTAGPLALARDLLCETADPFFVLNSDVICDFPFEAMVQFHRHHGQEGSILVTKVEEPSKYGVVVCEADTGRIHRFVEKPQVFVSNKINAGMYILSPSVLRRIQLRPTSIEKEIFPVMAKEGQLYAMELQGFWMDIGQPKDFLTGMCLFLQSLRQKHPEQLCSGPGIVGNVLVDPSARIGENCSIGPNVSLGPGVVVEDGVCIRRCTVLRDAHIRSHSWLESCIVGWRCRVGQWVRMENVTVLGEDVIVSDELYLNGASVLPHKSIGESVPEPRIIM, from the exons ATGAAGGCACTGATTTTGGTGGGCGGTTATGGGACGCGTCTGCGGCCGCTGACGCTAAGCATCCCGAAGCCGCTGGTGGACTTCTGCAATAAGCCTATCTTGCTGCATCAAGTGGAGGCGCTGGCCGCG GCCGGCGTGGACCACGTGATTCTGGCCGTGAGTTATATGTCTcaagtgttggagaaggaaatgaaagcgCAGGAGCAGAAG ctaggaaTTCGAATCTCCATGTCCCACGAAGAGGAGCCTCTGGGGACAG CGgggcccctggccctggcccgAGACTTGCTCTGTGAGACTGCAGACCCTTTTTTCGTCCTGAACAGTGACGTGATCTGCGATTTCCCCTTCGAAGCCATGGTGCAGTTCCACCGGCACCACGGTCAGGAGGGTTCCATTCTG gtgaccaaagtggAGGAACCGTCTAAGTACGGTGTGGTGGTGTGTGAGGCAGACACAGGCCGCATTCACCGGTTCGTGGAGAAGCCACAGGTGTTTGTGTCCAACAAGATCAACGCAGGCATGTACATCCTGAGTCCTTCAGTGCTACGGCGCATCCAG CTGCGGCCCACATCCATTGAGAAGGAGATCTTCCCTGTCATGGCCAAGGAAGGGCAGCTCTATGCCATGGAGTTGCAGG GCTTCTGGATGGACATTGGGCAGCCCAAGGATTTCCTCACCGGCATGTGCCTCTTCCTACAGTCACTGCGACAGAAGCATCCTGAGCAGCTGTGCTCAGGCCCTGGCATTGTGGGCAACGTGCTGGTG GACCCAAGTGCCCGTATCGGTGAGAACTGCAGCATTGGCCCCAACGTGAGTCTGGGTCCCGGTGTGGTGGTGGAGGATGGCGTGTGCATTCGGAGGTGCACTGTGCTGCGAGATGCCCACATCCGCTCCCACTCCTGGCTGGAGTCCTGTATCGTGGGCTGGCGCTGCCGTGTGGGCCAGTGG GTGCGCATGGAGAACGTGACCGTGCTGGGCGAGGATGTCATAGTGAGCGACGAGCTCTACCTCAACGGGGCCAGCGTGCTGCCCCACAAGTCTATTGGTGAGTCGGTGCCGGAGCCCCGCATCATCATGTGA
- the GMPPB gene encoding mannose-1-phosphate guanyltransferase beta isoform X1 produces the protein MKALILVGGYGTRLRPLTLSIPKPLVDFCNKPILLHQVEALAAAGVDHVILAVSYMSQVLEKEMKAQEQKLGIRISMSHEEEPLGTAGPLALARDLLCETADPFFVLNSDVICDFPFEAMVQFHRHHGQEGSILVTKVEEPSKYGVVVCEADTGRIHRFVEKPQVFVSNKINAGMYILSPSVLRRIQLRPTSIEKEIFPVMAKEGQLYAMELQGFWMDIGQPKDFLTGMCLFLQSLRQKHPEQLCSGPGIVGNVLVDPSARIGENCSIGPNVSLGPGVVVEDGVCIRRCTVLRDAHIRSHSWLESCIVGWRCRVGQWVSLGAGLGGDGGDGLCLTAVPTSSPQVRMENVTVLGEDVIVSDELYLNGASVLPHKSIGESVPEPRIIM, from the exons ATGAAGGCACTGATTTTGGTGGGCGGTTATGGGACGCGTCTGCGGCCGCTGACGCTAAGCATCCCGAAGCCGCTGGTGGACTTCTGCAATAAGCCTATCTTGCTGCATCAAGTGGAGGCGCTGGCCGCG GCCGGCGTGGACCACGTGATTCTGGCCGTGAGTTATATGTCTcaagtgttggagaaggaaatgaaagcgCAGGAGCAGAAG ctaggaaTTCGAATCTCCATGTCCCACGAAGAGGAGCCTCTGGGGACAG CGgggcccctggccctggcccgAGACTTGCTCTGTGAGACTGCAGACCCTTTTTTCGTCCTGAACAGTGACGTGATCTGCGATTTCCCCTTCGAAGCCATGGTGCAGTTCCACCGGCACCACGGTCAGGAGGGTTCCATTCTG gtgaccaaagtggAGGAACCGTCTAAGTACGGTGTGGTGGTGTGTGAGGCAGACACAGGCCGCATTCACCGGTTCGTGGAGAAGCCACAGGTGTTTGTGTCCAACAAGATCAACGCAGGCATGTACATCCTGAGTCCTTCAGTGCTACGGCGCATCCAG CTGCGGCCCACATCCATTGAGAAGGAGATCTTCCCTGTCATGGCCAAGGAAGGGCAGCTCTATGCCATGGAGTTGCAGG GCTTCTGGATGGACATTGGGCAGCCCAAGGATTTCCTCACCGGCATGTGCCTCTTCCTACAGTCACTGCGACAGAAGCATCCTGAGCAGCTGTGCTCAGGCCCTGGCATTGTGGGCAACGTGCTGGTG GACCCAAGTGCCCGTATCGGTGAGAACTGCAGCATTGGCCCCAACGTGAGTCTGGGTCCCGGTGTGGTGGTGGAGGATGGCGTGTGCATTCGGAGGTGCACTGTGCTGCGAGATGCCCACATCCGCTCCCACTCCTGGCTGGAGTCCTGTATCGTGGGCTGGCGCTGCCGTGTGGGCCAGTGGGTAAGCCTCGGGGCTGGGCTCGGTGGGGACGGTGGGGACGGCCTCTGCCTCACTGCCGTGCCTACCTCCTCCCCGCAGGTGCGCATGGAGAACGTGACCGTGCTGGGCGAGGATGTCATAGTGAGCGACGAGCTCTACCTCAACGGGGCCAGCGTGCTGCCCCACAAGTCTATTGGTGAGTCGGTGCCGGAGCCCCGCATCATCATGTGA